The following coding sequences are from one Saprospiraceae bacterium window:
- a CDS encoding Omp28-related outer membrane protein, which translates to MKKFYSLAILLLSGLYLFGQTTHKVLVEHFTQASCPPCAQVNPIIHPIMERHADKIVRITHQVSWPGIDPMNKDNPGEVSTRVQYYGINSVPNSAVDGIKGASTDLISDQSLEEGSTKPASYEVKINYKLDPNYNEIDVFVNVSLKGTKLNRPVLRVAMLEKVISWTTPPGTNGEKEFHHVMKKYLPNPSGTALTDLENAGDTKEYSFHYKFDKLYNFKNLEIAAFVQDDASKDVDNAEHKEVDFPVNTGVDASIKGANVSANATSNVVCGSMINPTVTIINTGTETINELVFEVSANGGPKSEIKWNGTINTLAEKTIDLNAVEVPEYYPQQNAILINIKKVNGKEDDFAGANQISLAFQLPVQTTQKSRFEFKAFSDPKLIRFEIKNSAGTIILKDGPFADKNNKVYELNLDTKECFTVHAYNQHTSVNATYKLFNESGVQVLTGSVIQPGESINMFTTYSTVTGSENIDAGKTEFILVPNPSTGNVEIISEMSGILNYYIYNSQGKLLMNGLLPNAGIQSVKNIQIAEPGVYLVVIKNEKSVFSKKLIIQ; encoded by the coding sequence ATGAAAAAATTCTACTCCTTAGCAATTCTGTTATTGTCCGGTCTTTACCTATTTGGACAGACAACACACAAAGTACTTGTTGAGCACTTTACTCAGGCTTCTTGCCCTCCTTGTGCACAAGTCAATCCTATCATTCATCCCATCATGGAACGCCATGCAGACAAAATTGTAAGGATCACGCATCAGGTCAGTTGGCCGGGTATCGATCCGATGAACAAAGACAATCCGGGGGAAGTCTCCACGAGAGTCCAGTACTATGGAATCAATTCAGTTCCTAATTCTGCGGTAGATGGTATTAAGGGTGCCTCTACAGATCTTATTTCTGATCAGTCTCTGGAGGAAGGTTCTACAAAACCGGCGTCATACGAAGTTAAAATCAACTATAAATTAGATCCGAACTATAATGAGATCGACGTCTTCGTCAATGTCAGTTTAAAAGGAACAAAATTGAACAGACCGGTACTGCGTGTAGCAATGCTGGAAAAAGTAATCTCATGGACCACTCCTCCAGGTACAAATGGAGAAAAAGAGTTTCATCATGTTATGAAAAAGTATCTGCCAAATCCCTCAGGCACAGCACTGACTGATTTGGAGAATGCCGGAGATACTAAAGAATATTCATTTCATTACAAGTTTGATAAATTATACAACTTCAAGAATCTTGAAATAGCGGCTTTCGTTCAAGATGACGCTTCGAAAGATGTAGATAATGCAGAACATAAGGAGGTCGATTTTCCTGTGAACACCGGAGTTGATGCAAGTATAAAAGGAGCAAATGTGAGCGCAAATGCTACATCCAATGTAGTCTGTGGTTCAATGATAAATCCTACAGTGACAATCATCAATACTGGAACGGAAACGATCAATGAACTCGTTTTTGAAGTTTCTGCTAATGGAGGTCCAAAGTCAGAGATAAAATGGAATGGAACAATCAACACTTTGGCTGAAAAAACAATTGACCTAAATGCAGTGGAAGTACCCGAATATTATCCACAACAAAATGCAATTTTGATAAACATAAAAAAAGTAAACGGAAAAGAGGATGATTTTGCAGGGGCAAATCAAATCTCTCTAGCTTTCCAACTTCCGGTGCAAACTACACAAAAATCCAGATTCGAATTTAAAGCTTTCTCAGATCCTAAATTGATCCGCTTTGAAATCAAAAATAGTGCAGGCACTATAATTTTAAAAGATGGGCCTTTTGCTGATAAAAATAACAAAGTTTATGAGTTGAATTTGGACACAAAAGAGTGTTTTACTGTGCATGCCTACAATCAACACACATCAGTCAATGCGACCTACAAACTTTTCAACGAAAGTGGAGTGCAAGTGTTAACTGGGAGTGTCATTCAACCAGGAGAATCGATCAATATGTTTACTACATATTCTACCGTGACCGGTTCAGAAAATATTGATGCCGGTAAAACGGAATTTATTTTAGTCCCAAATCCAAGTACAGGAAATGTAGAGATCATCTCTGAAATGAGTGGTATATTGAACTACTATATATACAATTCTCAAGGCAAATTACTAATGAATGGTTTACTTCCAAATGCAGGAATACAATCAGTAAAAAATATACAAATTGCCGAGCCGGGAGTTTATCTCGTGGTGATCAAGAATGAGAAGAGCGTATTTTCTAAAAAACTGATCATTCAGTAA
- the corA gene encoding magnesium/cobalt transporter CorA: MKKRKKTGLSPGTLIYEGPERLEDPILLSVEYSDIFYKEHFNEILSPDFKNTKHYLWLDIRGIHNVELIQEIGEKYSLHKLFLEDILDPSVRGSVDFYDNGISMILKYTDIDKTIDRHYTEQIGIFLGESFLITFQENADDTFRTLRTRMKAEQSKTRSRKPDYLFYAIIDYVADQYFLVMDHTEDKLKDLEERASKLSFEKIQEDLYHMRSRISAIRRIILPLREGINQLLKSESAFFHKENLLYFRDLESHLIQIADTLDNQRDLVNSIHEMAMTRVNLRLNQDMRWLAVVSTISIPILFLTGVYGMNFDYMPELKWKYGYLLWWVTIIVVIISMITFFKKRKLF, from the coding sequence ATGAAAAAAAGGAAAAAAACTGGACTTTCCCCCGGCACACTGATATACGAAGGGCCGGAGCGATTGGAGGATCCGATATTGCTAAGTGTAGAATATAGTGATATTTTTTACAAAGAACATTTCAACGAAATTCTGTCACCTGATTTTAAGAACACTAAACATTATCTCTGGCTGGATATCAGAGGAATTCACAATGTCGAATTGATTCAGGAAATCGGTGAAAAATATAGTCTTCACAAACTCTTTCTTGAGGACATTTTGGATCCATCCGTCAGGGGCTCTGTAGATTTTTATGACAATGGGATTTCCATGATCTTAAAATATACAGATATCGATAAGACGATTGACAGGCATTATACCGAGCAGATTGGAATTTTTCTAGGTGAGAGTTTTCTGATCACTTTTCAGGAAAATGCTGACGACACCTTTCGCACATTGCGCACCAGGATGAAAGCCGAACAAAGTAAAACCAGAAGCCGCAAGCCCGATTACTTATTCTATGCGATCATTGATTATGTCGCAGACCAATATTTCCTCGTAATGGACCATACTGAAGACAAGCTCAAGGATCTTGAAGAAAGAGCTTCTAAGCTGTCTTTCGAAAAAATACAAGAGGACTTGTATCATATGAGAAGTAGAATTTCAGCCATACGCAGAATCATATTACCACTGCGGGAAGGTATCAATCAATTGTTGAAGTCAGAGTCTGCTTTCTTCCACAAAGAAAATCTGTTATATTTCCGAGATCTGGAAAGTCATTTGATTCAAATCGCAGACACTTTAGACAATCAGAGAGATCTCGTCAACAGCATTCATGAAATGGCCATGACACGTGTGAATCTCCGCTTGAATCAAGATATGAGGTGGCTGGCAGTGGTATCTACCATTTCAATACCAATATTGTTTTTGACCGGAGTATACGGAATGAATTTCGACTACATGCCGGAATTAAAATGGAAATATGGCTACCTGTTGTGGTGGGTAACCATCATTGTAGTAATCATTTCGATGATTACATTTTTCAAGAAGAGAAAGCTATTTTAG
- a CDS encoding thioredoxin family protein: MRIIICLIATILLLSMSCQRKQIVMVDHKTESEFHELTPPVMPETGKELRFKDILQWSDSLGKVILIDFHAQWCQPCKWMDVNVMTDELVAQKLAQIIVWRLDGETPLGSDLRVIFEVGAYPTYLMINSDGEELSRQTGTCDAMSFNIFLQTGIDKYAANRN, from the coding sequence ATGAGAATTATAATCTGTCTGATAGCGACAATCCTGTTGCTCAGTATGTCGTGTCAGCGAAAGCAAATCGTGATGGTCGATCATAAGACAGAATCCGAATTCCATGAGCTAACCCCACCTGTAATGCCTGAAACAGGCAAAGAACTGCGCTTCAAAGACATCCTACAATGGAGCGACAGCTTAGGTAAAGTGATCCTGATCGACTTTCATGCACAGTGGTGCCAACCCTGTAAATGGATGGATGTAAATGTCATGACAGATGAATTGGTCGCACAAAAACTAGCGCAGATAATCGTTTGGAGACTTGACGGCGAAACCCCATTGGGTAGTGATCTTCGCGTCATTTTTGAAGTAGGAGCATATCCCACTTACTTGATGATCAACTCTGATGGCGAGGAACTGTCAAGGCAAACGGGTACCTGCGATGCCATGAGCTTCAATATCTTCTTGCAAACAGGGATTGACAAGTACGCAGCGAACAGAAATTGA
- a CDS encoding PQQ-like beta-propeller repeat protein, which produces MIRIIRLLILIQLVFGFFACHPDPPDCINPPCNPNPVDTSKKGDTNIVWQYNADTLRNSCISMTPILYKNTVLFSRRGTDIADVFLMFDKKNGALLNTYFDPTSQNWKSGARYQYNNVCAITDWYEIYFLDLSTNQFLHKINLRNLGYEGLPRIGGNEEWLYVPVQQNSNPRKDYANTWIRINMINYKIEEILTIEDKGSFEAGFESLAFWKNTKGEQIMFFQNRQYDFKNRERRIDLYAYNMALGKMEWRVDSFTITGNTSVFPIIVNEDRLYFQGSNEAFCFSCHDGSLIWNRYFPGEGFFRANAILAEGKYILKSESDQMFAMDEYTGKEVWVNENAGSSQSNMVYHKGYVYYETDQDGLGVIRRIRVSSGQYDWTYFPSNYPRYSNASFGLSGIAIDPETDYLYSNDRIFHMCIKLPK; this is translated from the coding sequence ATGATAAGAATAATCCGACTTTTAATCTTGATTCAATTAGTTTTTGGTTTTTTTGCTTGTCATCCCGATCCCCCGGATTGTATAAATCCACCATGCAATCCAAATCCTGTGGATACTTCAAAGAAGGGGGATACCAATATCGTGTGGCAGTACAATGCAGATACCTTGAGAAATTCATGCATTTCAATGACACCCATTTTGTATAAAAATACGGTATTATTCAGTAGAAGAGGAACTGACATCGCAGATGTATTTTTAATGTTTGATAAAAAAAATGGAGCATTGCTGAATACTTATTTTGATCCCACGAGCCAAAACTGGAAATCAGGGGCAAGATATCAGTATAATAATGTATGTGCCATAACTGATTGGTATGAGATTTATTTTCTAGATCTGTCTACAAACCAGTTTCTTCACAAAATTAATCTTCGCAATTTGGGATATGAAGGCCTACCTAGAATAGGTGGCAATGAGGAGTGGCTCTATGTACCAGTCCAGCAAAATAGTAACCCACGTAAAGATTATGCTAATACCTGGATTCGGATCAATATGATCAATTATAAAATAGAAGAAATCCTGACGATCGAAGACAAGGGTAGCTTTGAAGCCGGCTTCGAATCGCTTGCCTTCTGGAAGAACACCAAAGGAGAGCAAATCATGTTTTTTCAGAATCGTCAGTATGACTTTAAGAACAGAGAGAGGAGGATCGATCTGTATGCCTACAATATGGCATTGGGTAAGATGGAGTGGCGGGTAGATTCATTTACGATCACCGGCAATACCAGTGTATTCCCGATTATTGTAAATGAAGACAGGCTTTATTTTCAAGGCAGCAATGAGGCATTTTGCTTCAGTTGTCACGATGGCAGCCTGATATGGAACAGATATTTTCCCGGAGAAGGATTTTTCAGGGCAAATGCTATCCTCGCAGAGGGTAAGTATATTTTGAAGAGTGAATCTGATCAAATGTTTGCAATGGATGAATATACCGGTAAAGAAGTTTGGGTCAATGAAAATGCGGGATCTTCACAAAGTAATATGGTCTATCACAAGGGCTATGTGTACTACGAGACAGATCAAGATGGCTTGGGTGTGATCAGGAGGATAAGAGTGAGTAGTGGTCAGTATGATTGGACTTACTTTCCAAGTAACTATCCTAGGTACTCGAATGCATCCTTTGGATTGTCCGGTATAGCCATAGACCCGGAGACGGACTATCTGTATAGCAATGACAGGATATTTCACATGTGTATCAAATTGCCAAAGTAA
- a CDS encoding RidA family protein, giving the protein MESKVLQNKAKPRGKFPHVKRVGDFIFVSGTSSRNPDNTIDGASADEFGAVSLDIVKQTRSVIRNIQDILQSVDADLQNIVELTTFLVNMNDFKLYNETYAEFFDENGPTRTTVAVHQLPHPHLLIEIKAIAFKKL; this is encoded by the coding sequence ATGGAGTCGAAAGTATTGCAAAACAAAGCGAAACCAAGGGGTAAATTTCCACATGTAAAAAGAGTTGGGGATTTTATTTTTGTTTCAGGTACCTCTTCACGCAATCCGGATAATACTATAGATGGAGCATCGGCAGATGAGTTCGGAGCGGTAAGTCTTGATATAGTCAAGCAAACCAGATCGGTCATCAGGAATATTCAGGATATTTTGCAAAGTGTAGATGCAGATCTCCAGAATATTGTGGAACTAACTACATTTCTTGTGAATATGAACGATTTTAAATTGTATAATGAGACATACGCTGAATTTTTTGATGAGAACGGACCTACGAGAACCACTGTGGCTGTGCACCAATTGCCACATCCACATCTTTTAATAGAAATAAAAGCGATCGCATTCAAAAAGCTTTAA
- a CDS encoding T9SS type A sorting domain-containing protein: MKFILTIFWICFSISLGLAQTARNVLVEEFTQASCVPCASQNPDFNKLLLRKADKVIPIKYQVAWPGFDPMYESNPDEVDQRVDFYAVEGVPEVRTNGVLVPERFNYEGAPSDLTEGDIDMAYNNLTPLHIELNHNWLGVDSIEINIRIYNSSNSDFTNENLHLFTALVEKEIIFPIAPGSNGEKDFSWVMRKMIPSASGLDMGSLTIKAHDSLFIRQTVALPGNFYSKGQIAALTFAQDILTYEVIQSAVSQPINIPDELNSDISLQNLSTMPDNETDGYCIREYSPIAVVKNKGKAVIHSYSIYLFRNRDFSDTIIFSANTPLAPGEQFTWTAPTETVEPFSIGEVEFQVDNVVATNGIEDDNVLNNLTEFRSFKYLSKAAVADVFEHDFEGEQALDAPDQAIQNASEFSLATIVNNELLDALEINDVLKTDPIGGFGLSENSFCYFFWASAEGESSELIFSNINLSNARKNMFLKFDRAYATFSELFPEDDQFYIDVSLDCGVTWENVYTKRAAELITANAVMSFDYPFKPLTEEWVEDSVSISQFAGKPEVMFRMKGVSGFGDNLYVDNFHIPGLISSLQPEINLTSKLEILPNPSRKDLHINYELKSTSDVRIEIQNMDGKTVYHSELKKLPAGEHHFDYTPALPGIYVVKCSTTEGRMSKRAIVTE, translated from the coding sequence ATGAAGTTCATTTTGACCATATTTTGGATTTGTTTTTCAATCTCACTGGGGCTAGCTCAAACTGCCCGTAATGTGTTAGTAGAAGAATTCACTCAAGCCTCATGTGTACCTTGCGCTTCTCAAAATCCGGATTTCAATAAACTTCTGCTCAGAAAAGCCGATAAAGTGATCCCGATAAAATATCAGGTTGCCTGGCCGGGCTTTGACCCAATGTATGAATCCAATCCTGATGAAGTTGACCAAAGGGTAGATTTTTACGCGGTAGAAGGCGTACCTGAAGTAAGAACAAATGGAGTCCTCGTACCGGAGCGATTTAATTATGAAGGAGCACCGAGTGATCTAACTGAAGGGGATATAGATATGGCGTACAACAATTTGACTCCTCTTCACATAGAATTGAATCATAACTGGTTGGGTGTAGATTCTATCGAAATAAACATCAGGATTTACAACAGCTCGAATTCAGATTTTACCAATGAAAATTTACATCTGTTTACCGCTTTGGTAGAAAAGGAGATTATTTTCCCTATTGCACCCGGATCAAATGGTGAGAAAGATTTTAGTTGGGTGATGCGAAAAATGATTCCCAGTGCATCGGGTTTAGATATGGGCAGCCTTACAATAAAAGCTCATGACTCATTGTTTATTCGTCAAACTGTAGCCTTACCTGGAAATTTTTATAGTAAAGGACAAATTGCTGCTTTGACGTTTGCTCAAGATATACTGACGTATGAAGTAATCCAATCTGCGGTAAGCCAACCTATTAATATCCCTGACGAGTTGAACAGCGATATTTCCTTACAGAATTTGTCTACTATGCCTGACAACGAAACTGATGGTTATTGTATTCGTGAATATTCACCAATTGCAGTCGTTAAAAATAAAGGAAAAGCTGTGATTCATTCGTATTCCATCTATTTATTCAGAAACCGGGATTTCTCGGATACGATTATTTTTTCAGCTAATACGCCTTTAGCGCCGGGTGAACAATTTACATGGACGGCACCAACAGAAACTGTGGAACCATTTTCAATCGGGGAAGTGGAATTTCAAGTTGACAATGTAGTTGCAACAAATGGAATCGAAGATGATAATGTTTTAAATAATTTGACTGAGTTCAGATCTTTCAAATATTTATCCAAAGCTGCAGTCGCAGACGTCTTTGAACATGATTTTGAAGGAGAACAAGCTTTAGATGCACCGGATCAGGCAATACAAAATGCAAGCGAATTTTCTTTGGCAACTATTGTAAATAATGAATTGCTGGATGCTCTTGAAATCAATGATGTACTGAAGACTGATCCAATAGGAGGATTTGGTTTGTCTGAAAATAGTTTTTGTTATTTCTTCTGGGCTTCAGCAGAAGGTGAATCCAGTGAGTTGATATTTTCAAATATTAACCTCAGCAATGCGAGAAAAAATATGTTTCTCAAATTTGATCGGGCGTACGCTACTTTCTCGGAGCTTTTTCCAGAAGATGACCAATTTTATATAGACGTATCATTGGACTGTGGAGTAACCTGGGAAAATGTTTATACAAAAAGAGCAGCGGAACTCATTACGGCAAATGCAGTAATGAGTTTTGATTATCCATTCAAACCTCTGACAGAAGAGTGGGTGGAAGATTCAGTGTCCATCAGTCAGTTTGCAGGTAAACCTGAAGTGATGTTTCGTATGAAAGGCGTTTCTGGATTTGGTGATAATCTATATGTTGATAATTTCCATATTCCTGGACTCATCTCTTCCCTGCAACCGGAAATAAATTTGACCTCAAAACTGGAAATTCTTCCTAATCCATCCAGAAAGGATTTGCACATCAATTACGAATTGAAATCCACTTCAGATGTTAGGATAGAAATACAAAATATGGATGGTAAAACTGTGTATCATTCAGAACTTAAAAAACTTCCTGCCGGTGAGCACCATTTTGATTACACACCTGCCTTACCGGGAATCTATGTGGTCAAATGCAGTACAACAGAAGGAAGGATGAGCAAAAGAGCTATAGTCACAGAATAA
- the murA gene encoding UDP-N-acetylglucosamine 1-carboxyvinyltransferase — translation MAYSDTFQVIGGKRLKGEIIPQGAKNEALQILCATLLTDQAVRVDNLPDILDIRHLIELIEGLGVKITRHDAHSFTFEAKEVNIEFFGTEEFQKNARKIRGSVMLLAPLLARYKQAILPKPGGDKIGRRRLDTHFLGLQKLGAEFDYNESKAQYEIKAHALKGTYILMDEISVTGTANVLMAAVLSEGKTTIYNAACEPYIQQLCRMLINMGARISGVGSNLLEIDGVSKLSGTRHTILPDMIEVGSFISLAAMTESEILIRNAGVEHLGIIPFVYERMGVDFTISGDNIFIPAQETYSIRSFMDGSIMTIYDAPWPGFTPDLMSVLLVMAIQANGSVLIHQKMFESRLFFVDKLIDMGAQIILCDPHRATVIGLNKRTQLRGIEMTSPDIRAGVALLIAALSAQGKSTIHSIHQIDRGYEHIDVRLNAIGADIRRI, via the coding sequence ATGGCATATTCAGATACATTCCAGGTCATCGGTGGAAAGAGACTCAAAGGAGAAATTATACCTCAGGGTGCAAAGAATGAAGCGCTCCAGATTCTATGCGCTACACTCCTCACGGATCAAGCAGTCAGAGTGGACAATCTTCCCGACATCCTGGACATCCGGCATCTTATCGAACTCATAGAAGGCTTGGGGGTAAAAATCACCAGACATGACGCACACTCTTTCACTTTTGAAGCAAAGGAAGTAAACATTGAATTTTTTGGTACTGAAGAATTTCAAAAAAATGCGCGTAAGATCAGAGGATCCGTCATGCTTCTCGCACCACTTTTAGCCAGATACAAACAAGCTATTTTACCTAAACCCGGAGGCGACAAAATAGGAAGAAGAAGGCTGGACACACACTTCCTCGGATTGCAAAAACTGGGTGCAGAGTTTGATTACAACGAATCCAAAGCTCAATACGAGATCAAAGCCCATGCCCTGAAGGGTACTTATATTTTGATGGATGAAATCTCAGTCACAGGCACCGCTAATGTCCTGATGGCTGCGGTGCTCTCTGAAGGAAAGACTACCATCTACAATGCTGCTTGCGAGCCTTATATCCAACAACTCTGTCGAATGTTGATCAACATGGGTGCGAGAATCAGTGGCGTAGGTTCAAATCTCCTGGAGATTGATGGAGTGAGCAAACTTTCCGGGACTAGACATACCATCTTGCCCGATATGATCGAAGTCGGAAGTTTCATCAGTCTGGCAGCAATGACCGAATCAGAGATTTTGATCAGAAATGCAGGTGTAGAGCACTTAGGTATTATTCCTTTCGTCTATGAAAGGATGGGTGTAGATTTTACAATCTCAGGGGATAACATATTCATACCGGCTCAGGAGACTTATTCCATCCGCTCCTTTATGGACGGCTCGATCATGACCATTTATGATGCGCCTTGGCCCGGATTTACGCCGGATCTCATGAGTGTGCTACTCGTCATGGCTATACAGGCAAATGGCAGCGTGCTCATCCACCAGAAGATGTTTGAGTCGCGATTATTTTTTGTGGACAAATTGATCGATATGGGTGCCCAAATCATATTATGCGATCCACATCGTGCTACAGTTATAGGCTTGAACAAAAGAACCCAACTCAGAGGTATCGAAATGACCTCTCCTGATATCAGGGCAGGTGTTGCATTGCTGATAGCTGCATTATCAGCTCAAGGCAAGTCAACTATTCATTCTATTCATCAGATAGACAGAGGATATGAACATATCGATGTGAGGTTGAATGCAATCGGAGCTGACATTCGAAGGATATAA
- the galE gene encoding UDP-glucose 4-epimerase GalE, translated as MSRILVTGACGYIGSHTLVDLIQSGFEVVSIDNFTQSQPVVLEQVRQITGQRVQNFNVDLADKKTLFSILPELGKIDGIIHFAALKFVAESVEKPLEYYHNNINCMLHLLEMVNLLQIPYFIFSSSCTVYGNSNQLPVTEDSEFHATGSPYGRTKQMCEWILKDFCASQKNHFKAISLRYFNPAGAHPSILLGESPGSKAQNLIPAITETAIGIRPEIIVYGTDYDTRDGSCIRDYVHVSDLAKAHTLALQFAMRGNQIQTLEVFNLGMGQGVSVLEAIHAFEHETGIKLPIFYGPRRAGDLPAIYADIHKVKTLLHWSPELNIKDIMRTAWLWEQKKKSVI; from the coding sequence ATGAGTCGAATTTTAGTCACAGGAGCTTGTGGATATATTGGGAGTCACACTTTGGTTGACTTGATTCAGTCCGGATTTGAAGTTGTTTCAATTGATAATTTCACCCAAAGTCAGCCTGTTGTCTTAGAACAGGTTAGGCAGATTACAGGCCAAAGAGTTCAAAATTTTAACGTAGATCTTGCAGATAAAAAAACCTTGTTTTCCATATTGCCTGAACTGGGTAAGATCGATGGTATCATCCATTTTGCAGCATTGAAATTCGTAGCTGAATCCGTTGAAAAACCATTAGAGTATTATCACAACAATATCAATTGCATGCTCCATTTGCTTGAAATGGTAAACTTGCTCCAAATACCTTATTTCATATTTTCATCTTCTTGTACCGTGTATGGTAACTCTAATCAGCTTCCGGTCACAGAAGATTCAGAGTTTCATGCTACAGGATCGCCTTATGGACGTACCAAACAAATGTGTGAATGGATATTGAAAGATTTTTGTGCAAGTCAGAAAAATCATTTTAAAGCCATTTCACTCAGGTATTTTAATCCCGCTGGCGCTCATCCTTCAATTCTGCTGGGCGAAAGTCCGGGATCAAAAGCACAAAATCTAATCCCTGCTATAACAGAAACGGCGATTGGCATCAGACCGGAAATCATTGTTTATGGCACAGATTATGATACTCGTGACGGGAGTTGCATAAGAGATTATGTCCATGTCAGTGACCTTGCAAAAGCGCATACATTGGCTTTACAATTTGCTATGAGAGGCAATCAAATTCAAACTTTGGAAGTTTTCAATCTGGGAATGGGTCAGGGTGTGAGTGTTCTGGAGGCTATTCATGCTTTTGAACATGAAACCGGAATTAAACTACCGATCTTTTATGGCCCCCGCAGAGCCGGCGACCTACCTGCTATTTATGCAGATATTCACAAAGTAAAAACTTTGCTGCATTGGTCTCCGGAATTAAATATTAAAGACATCATGCGAACTGCCTGGCTCTGGGAACAGAAAAAAAAATCCGTTATTTAA
- a CDS encoding amidohydrolase, whose product MKKIDIHTHILPEKLPDWASKFGYGGFIQLDHHAPCKARMMKDGKLFREIASNCWDPKQRVLECDEVGVNIQVLSTVPVMFSYWANAKDAYDVSRYLNDHIAEVVRLFPDRFIGLGTVPLQDPELACMEMQRCMNDLGLAGVEIGSHVNDWNLDEAALFPFYQTAEEESAAIFVHPWEMLGAERMPRYWLPWLVGMPAETSLAICSMIFGGVFEKFKKLRVAFAHGGGSFAASYARIRHGFEMRPDLVAVRNDIHPDQYLGKFWVDSLVLDAEILQKLIQLFGVEKVAMGSDYPFPLGEHPPGNLFEKNKVFTTEIKEWLNYKSAESWLGMSL is encoded by the coding sequence ATGAAAAAAATAGACATTCACACACATATATTACCGGAGAAGCTACCGGACTGGGCTTCAAAATTTGGATATGGCGGTTTTATCCAACTGGATCATCATGCACCTTGTAAAGCACGGATGATGAAAGATGGGAAACTTTTTCGTGAGATTGCCTCTAATTGCTGGGATCCAAAACAAAGAGTTCTGGAATGTGATGAAGTAGGTGTCAATATTCAGGTACTCAGTACTGTGCCGGTGATGTTTTCATATTGGGCAAATGCTAAAGATGCCTATGATGTTTCTCGTTACCTCAATGATCATATAGCAGAGGTCGTGCGTTTGTTTCCTGATAGATTTATAGGTCTGGGTACAGTGCCTTTGCAGGATCCGGAGTTGGCGTGTATGGAAATGCAACGATGTATGAATGATCTTGGATTGGCAGGTGTGGAAATTGGTTCTCACGTAAACGATTGGAACCTGGATGAGGCCGCTTTATTTCCTTTTTATCAAACGGCAGAAGAAGAATCTGCTGCAATTTTTGTACACCCGTGGGAAATGTTGGGAGCAGAAAGAATGCCTCGATACTGGCTGCCTTGGTTAGTGGGTATGCCTGCAGAGACCTCTCTTGCGATATGCTCAATGATTTTTGGGGGAGTGTTTGAAAAATTTAAAAAATTGAGAGTGGCATTTGCTCATGGCGGCGGATCCTTTGCGGCGAGCTATGCCCGGATCAGGCATGGATTTGAAATGAGACCCGATTTGGTTGCAGTCCGCAACGATATTCATCCTGATCAGTATTTAGGTAAATTTTGGGTGGATTCATTGGTTCTTGATGCTGAGATATTACAGAAGTTAATTCAATTGTTTGGTGTGGAGAAAGTCGCTATGGGATCAGATTATCCCTTCCCATTAGGGGAGCATCCACCAGGAAATTTATTTGAGAAAAATAAAGTTTTTACAACTGAAATTAAAGAATGGCTGAATTATAAATCTGCAGAATCCTGGTTGGGTATGAGTTTATGA